From Camelina sativa cultivar DH55 chromosome 7, Cs, whole genome shotgun sequence, one genomic window encodes:
- the LOC104700125 gene encoding uncharacterized protein LOC104700125 — MADRGGALQLLLLRRPLSPRMSILLSLSNIHLWRFQNPMLSPSDSHHHLYFSSSSRRSTVDSVKIVPLNRWRFRYKICAAADEGRGYRLSERRKRGRKRRELWEQLFEDNVEDDEDDDAGADGKFDLWKILEEIIDNVWILKALRSYGYLLPFIILSLFFSTGPKAFLVSLAVAIGPSLLFYAFQKLIGWDKRRRTSMANQFGTEEEDEEIVEKRRSRVQYNPSMVRNNVNGREVNRSSAEMASNFGGWDELDGRSTVPEQSTTSKPKRKRVRRRRENAAQPLLLRLLVSLFPFLSTYTNMLK; from the exons ATGGCGGATAGAGGAGGAgctcttcagcttcttcttcttcgtcgtccaTTATCACCGCGGATGTCTATTCTCCTTAGCTTATCAAACATCCACTTATGGCGATTCCAAAACCCTATGTTATCCCCCTCCgattctcatcatcatctctatttctcttcttcctcacgaCGCTCTACAGTAGATTCGGTGAAGATAGTTCCTCTAAATCGCTGGAGATTCAGATATAAAATATGCGCCGCCGCGGATGAAGGTAGGGGGTACCGTTTGTCGGAAAGAAGGAAAAGGGGAAGGAAACGACGGGAGCTTTGGGAGCAACTCTTTGAGGATAATGTTGAAGATGACGAAGACGATGATGCTGGTGCTGATGGTAAATTTGACCTGTGGAAGATCTTAGAGGAAATAATAGATAATGTTTGGATTTTAAAG GCGTTAAGATCGTATGGATATCTCCTCCCGTTCATCATCTTGTCGCTATTTTTCAGCACCGGACCTAAGGCTTTCCTCGTGTCACTAGCCGTAGCCATTGGGCCATCATTGTTATTCTATGCGTTCCAGAAGTTGATTGGTTGGGATAAACGTAGAAGAACATCAATGGCAAATCAGTTTGGGacagaggaggaagacgaagaaataGTGGAGAAGAGAAGGAGCAGGGTTCAATACAACCCATCAATGGTTAGAAACAATGTTAACGGCCGTGAAGTTAACCGTAGTTCAGCTGAAATGGCTTCTAACTTCGGTGGGTGGGATGAGTTAGACGGGCGTTCGACAGTTCCCGAGCAGTCAACAACAAGCAAACCGAAGAGGaagagagtaagaagaagaagagaaaatgcaGCACAACCATTGTTGTTAAGATTGTTGGTgtctttgtttcctttcttaAGCACTTACACAAACATGCTCAAGTGA
- the LOC104700123 gene encoding haloacid dehalogenase-like hydrolase domain-containing protein At2g33255, with protein sequence MCLNFSFRLSPFSMTFLLSRSLISLTLVRPSCSISMANPTMNAKARLRGVVFDMDGTLTVPVIDFGAMYRAVLGEDAYKRIKAESPTGIDILHHIESWSPDKQQKAYEIIADYEKQGIDKLQIMPGAAELCGFLDSKKIKRGLITRNVQKAIDIFHQRYEVIFSPALGREFRPYKPNPDPLLHICSTWGIQPNEVMMVGDSLKDDIACGKRAGAFTCLLDETGRYGPDDFSVSGLQPDFKVDSLSKIQNILETNFDLNP encoded by the exons atgtgcCTCAATTTCAGTTTCAGGCTTTCACCATTTTCCATGACTTTCCTCTTATCAAGATCATTAATTTCTCTCACTCTCGTCAGACCTTCTTGTTCGATTTCCATGGCGAATCCAACGATGAACGCTAAAGCTCGTCTCAGAGGCGTCGTATTCGATATGGACGGAACCCTGACGGTTCCGGTCATAGATTTCGGAGCAATGTATAGAGCTGTTCTTGGTGAAGATGCGTACAAGCGAATCAAAGCAGAGAGCCCTACTGGAATTGATATCTTGCATCATATTGAGTCTTGGAGTCCTGATAAACAGCAGAAAGCTTATGAAATCATTGCCGATTATGAGAAGCAGGGTATAGATAAGCTCCAAATCATGCCTG GTGCTGCTGAACTATGTGGCTTTCTTGATTCCAAAAAGATAAA GAGGGGGCTGATTACACGCAATGTTCAGAAAGCCATCGATATCTTCCATCAACGTTATGAG GTTATCTTTTCTCCAGCACTAGGCAGAGAGTTTCGTCCATATAAACCAAACCCAGACCCGCTGTTACATATATGTTCTACATGGGGCATCCAACCTAATGAAGTCATGATGGTTGGTGACAGCTTAAAAGATGAT ATCGCATGTGGAAAACGAGCTGGAGCCTTCACTTGCTTGCTAGATGAAACTGGAAGGTATGGACCAGATGACTTTTCTGTCTCCGGTCTGCAACCTGATTTTAAGGTTGATTCCTTGTCCAAAATTCAGAATATATTGGAGACGAACTTCGACCTGAACCCatag